The Pangasianodon hypophthalmus isolate fPanHyp1 chromosome 2, fPanHyp1.pri, whole genome shotgun sequence genome window below encodes:
- the tac3b gene encoding tachykinin-3b gives MRSCVLHSLFLLLLSCNTSFSNFTFQDSSGREMRQYNDVDDDGFIGLMGKRSSGLTAALPPNGDVSDVFVGLFGRRNADSGLAAWRRERRGGVFRKNRRLRFRRPV, from the exons ATGAGGAGCTGTGTGTTACACTcgctgttcctgctgctgctctccTGCAACACCAGCTTCAGCAACTTCACCTTCCAG gacaGTTCAGGACGAGAGATGAGGCAGTATAATGATGTGGATGATGACGGCTTCATTGGTCTCATGGGTAAAAGGAGTTCCG GTCTGACTGCGGCGCTGCCACCGAACG GAGACGTGAGCGACGTGTTTGTCGGGCTGTTCGGGCGCAGAAACGCCGACTCGG GCCTCGCTGCGTGGAGACGAGAGAGACGAGGCGGAGTCTTCAGAAAGAACCGAAGACTCAG ATTTCGACGTCCCGTCTGA